From Cyanobacteriota bacterium, one genomic window encodes:
- a CDS encoding FHA domain-containing protein: MASDVPQNHMLIIEDDKGRREFPLTGPIYSIGRDPKCDIRLISQFVSRRHATLVQLPNEDGGFYYRIVDGNLKGKPSANGLLINGRKLQAHNLQNEDEVVFGPQVRAIYYLLSQDAVATTPPDEEFDITLISPSMVGEPED; the protein is encoded by the coding sequence ACCACAAAATCACATGCTTATCATTGAGGACGACAAGGGGCGACGTGAATTTCCGCTTACTGGTCCGATTTACTCTATTGGCAGGGATCCAAAATGTGACATTCGCCTAATCTCACAGTTTGTTTCACGGCGACATGCAACGCTAGTTCAGCTTCCCAATGAGGATGGAGGCTTCTATTACCGCATTGTGGATGGCAACTTGAAGGGTAAACCTAGCGCCAATGGTCTATTGATTAACGGTCGTAAACTCCAAGCTCACAACCTTCAGAACGAAGACGAAGTTGTGTTCGGCCCTCAAGTTCGAGCGATTTACTACCTACTGAGTCAAGATGCAGTCGCAACTACGCCTCCCGATGAGGAATTTGATATTACCCTAATTAGCCCTAGCATGGTAGGCGAGCCTGAGGACTAG